The Aeromicrobium yanjiei genome includes a region encoding these proteins:
- a CDS encoding nuclear transport factor 2 family protein, protein MTSPTETTVRDLERRRFDLIVAEEWEDFAALCDAELRYVHSSGIIDTRDSYLEKLRGGYYDYHRVDSSIESMIVTPDLVLVRGTMAADLRAGDREISLDNVIVSAWVRRDDAWLLATHQSTPA, encoded by the coding sequence ATGACGTCCCCCACGGAGACCACTGTCCGCGACCTCGAGCGCCGCCGGTTCGACCTGATCGTCGCCGAGGAGTGGGAGGACTTCGCGGCGCTGTGCGACGCGGAGCTGCGCTACGTCCACTCCAGCGGCATCATCGACACGCGCGACTCCTATCTCGAGAAGCTGCGCGGCGGCTACTACGACTACCACCGGGTCGACAGCTCGATCGAGAGCATGATCGTCACGCCGGACCTCGTCCTCGTCCGCGGCACCATGGCCGCCGACCTGCGGGCAGGCGACCGGGAGATCAGCCTCGACAACGTCATCGTCTCGGCCTGGGTCCGACGGGACGACGCCTGGCTGCTCGCGACCCATCAGTCCACACCTGCCTAG
- a CDS encoding dioxygenase translates to MTTEMQVSDEQRHREEELVRLVLASFDGTPEPRLKELMQGVVRHLHAFLRDVRLTEREWLQAIEFLTAVGHITDDRRQEFILLSDTLGASMQTIAINNEAYGDATEATVFGPFFVEDSPHVELGGDIAGSASGQPCWVEGTVTDIDGRPIAGARIEVWEADEDGFYDVQYTDDRVAGRAHLFSDDDGSFRFWAVTPTPYPIPHDGPVGAMLAATGRSPMRASHLHFMVGAEGCRTLVTHIFVRGDELLASDSVFGVKDSLVKDFVEQPAGTPTPDGRELGDASWSRVAFDIVLAPAEV, encoded by the coding sequence ATGACCACAGAGATGCAGGTGTCCGACGAGCAGCGTCACCGCGAGGAGGAGCTGGTCCGGCTGGTCCTCGCGTCCTTCGACGGGACGCCCGAGCCGCGGTTGAAAGAGCTGATGCAGGGGGTCGTGCGGCACCTGCACGCGTTCCTGCGGGACGTCAGGCTGACGGAGCGGGAGTGGCTGCAGGCCATCGAGTTCCTCACCGCAGTCGGGCACATCACCGACGATCGCCGGCAGGAGTTCATCCTGCTGTCGGACACGCTCGGCGCGTCGATGCAGACCATCGCGATCAACAACGAGGCGTACGGCGACGCGACCGAGGCCACGGTCTTCGGCCCCTTCTTCGTCGAGGACTCACCGCACGTCGAGCTCGGCGGGGACATCGCCGGCAGTGCGTCCGGCCAGCCCTGCTGGGTCGAGGGGACGGTCACCGACATCGACGGCCGGCCGATCGCCGGCGCGCGGATCGAGGTCTGGGAGGCCGACGAGGACGGGTTCTACGACGTCCAGTACACCGACGACCGGGTCGCGGGACGTGCGCACCTGTTCAGCGACGACGACGGATCCTTCCGGTTCTGGGCGGTGACCCCGACGCCGTACCCGATCCCGCACGACGGGCCGGTGGGGGCGATGCTCGCCGCGACCGGGCGCTCCCCGATGAGGGCCTCGCACCTGCACTTCATGGTGGGCGCCGAGGGCTGCCGGACGTTGGTGACGCACATCTTCGTGCGCGGTGACGAGCTGCTCGCGAGCGACAGCGTGTTCGGCGTGAAGGACTCGCTGGTCAAGGACTTCGTCGAGCAGCCGGCCGGGACCCCCACGCCGGACGGGCGTGAGCTCGGCGACGCGTCCTGGTCGCGAGTGGCCTTCGACATCGTCCTGGCACCCGCGGAGGTCTAG
- a CDS encoding maleylacetate reductase, whose protein sequence is MRFDHETLGQRVRFASGGARESLAAEVGLIGAERVMVVAGADERELAETITADLPVVVQHDEVVMHVPTDVADRARQVAAEHRADLLVSVGGGSTTGLAKAVALTSGIPIVAVPTTYAGSEATNVWGMTESSRKTTGVDDRVLPRTVVYDASLMLSLPADMSIASGLNALAHCIDSMWAPRADPINAALAVEGIRALDEGLPAIQADPRSIDGREQALYGAYLSAVAFASAGSGLHHKICHVLGGMFDLPHAQTHAVVLPHVLAFNAPAAPRAAARIATSFGSDNAVAGLAALRERVDAPRALRDYGMPEAGIDQAARAVVEAAPADNPTPVTVENVTALLHAAWEGAEPR, encoded by the coding sequence ATGCGGTTCGACCACGAGACGCTGGGCCAACGGGTCCGATTCGCGTCCGGCGGTGCTCGCGAGAGCCTCGCCGCCGAGGTGGGGCTGATCGGCGCGGAACGCGTCATGGTCGTCGCCGGTGCGGACGAGCGCGAGCTGGCCGAGACGATCACCGCCGACCTGCCCGTCGTCGTGCAGCACGACGAGGTCGTGATGCACGTGCCGACCGACGTCGCGGACCGCGCGAGGCAGGTCGCGGCAGAGCACCGCGCCGACCTGCTGGTGAGCGTCGGCGGGGGCTCGACCACGGGCTTGGCCAAGGCGGTCGCCCTCACGTCGGGGATCCCGATCGTCGCGGTCCCCACCACGTACGCCGGCTCGGAGGCCACCAACGTCTGGGGCATGACCGAGTCGTCGAGGAAGACGACCGGCGTGGACGACCGGGTGCTGCCGCGGACGGTCGTCTACGACGCCTCCCTGATGCTGTCGCTCCCGGCGGACATGAGCATCGCCTCAGGCCTGAACGCCCTCGCGCACTGCATCGACTCGATGTGGGCGCCCCGGGCCGATCCGATCAACGCCGCCCTCGCGGTGGAGGGGATCCGCGCCCTCGACGAGGGGCTCCCCGCGATCCAGGCCGATCCCCGCAGCATCGACGGGCGCGAGCAGGCGCTCTACGGCGCGTACCTGTCGGCCGTCGCCTTCGCCTCGGCCGGATCGGGCCTGCACCACAAGATCTGCCACGTCCTGGGCGGCATGTTCGACCTCCCGCACGCCCAGACCCACGCCGTCGTGCTCCCGCACGTGCTCGCCTTCAACGCCCCTGCGGCCCCGCGCGCCGCAGCACGGATCGCCACCTCGTTCGGCAGCGACAACGCCGTCGCCGGGCTGGCCGCGCTGCGTGAACGCGTCGATGCGCCCCGAGCGCTGCGCGACTACGGGATGCCGGAGGCGGGCATCGACCAGGCCGCCCGCGCCGTGGTCGAGGCCGCGCCCGCGGACAATCCCACCCCCGTCACCGTCGAGAACGTCACCGCGCTGCTGCACGCAGCGTGGGAAGGAGCAGAGCCGCGATGA
- a CDS encoding FAD-dependent oxidoreductase, whose protein sequence is MPVFDDGQQMTALPDSSVIETDVLIVGSGPAGSSAALFLSTLGIPNIMITKYRWTANTPRAHITNQRAMEIFRDMDIDDQVLADATEHGLVGDTVFCTSIAGEEIGRIRTWGTGADREADYQLASPCLTVDIPQTYLEPILVKNATMRGTQTQFSTEYVSHVQDADGVDVSVVDRLTGHAYTIRAKYLIGADGARSKVAADIDLPLVGSMDIAGSMNITFKADIAELVGHRPSVLYWVIQPGSNVGGIGAGLVRMVRPWNEWLIVWGFDITQEPPVVDEAAAIQIVRNLLGMPELDVEITGTSLWGNNEVYATHLQEGRVFCAGDAIHRHPPSNGLGSNTSIQDSYNLAWKIAAVLRGQAGSALLDTYSTERAPVAERIVKRANQSGREFADLFVALGVTDARTEQEMVEQIEERKANTPEGAAKRAALVKAMAIKNYEFNAHGVELGQFYTSSAIMSDGSTLPEPERDPDLYYQVSTVPGSHLPHAWVGDHRHKIAMMDLAPYDRFTLVTGVAGSAWEPALEAVGRELGLPVRTVVIGPGQEVTDLYFDWSRLREVEESGALLVRPDKHICWRSTELADDPEGVLREAFTAILSREA, encoded by the coding sequence ATGCCCGTGTTCGACGACGGTCAGCAGATGACCGCCCTGCCCGATTCGTCCGTGATCGAGACCGATGTGCTCATCGTCGGCTCGGGGCCCGCCGGGTCGTCGGCCGCGCTGTTCCTGTCGACCCTCGGCATCCCCAACATCATGATCACGAAGTACCGCTGGACGGCCAACACCCCGCGGGCGCACATCACGAACCAGCGCGCGATGGAGATCTTCCGGGACATGGACATCGACGACCAGGTGCTCGCGGACGCGACCGAGCACGGACTGGTGGGCGACACCGTCTTCTGCACGTCCATCGCGGGCGAGGAGATCGGGCGCATCCGGACGTGGGGGACGGGAGCGGACCGCGAGGCCGACTACCAGCTCGCGTCGCCGTGCCTGACGGTCGACATCCCGCAGACGTACCTCGAGCCGATCCTGGTCAAGAACGCGACGATGCGCGGCACCCAGACGCAGTTCTCCACCGAGTACGTGTCGCACGTGCAGGACGCCGACGGGGTGGACGTGTCGGTCGTCGATCGGCTGACCGGCCACGCGTACACGATCCGGGCGAAGTACCTGATCGGCGCGGACGGCGCCCGGTCGAAGGTCGCCGCCGACATCGACCTGCCGCTCGTCGGCTCGATGGACATCGCGGGGTCCATGAACATCACCTTCAAGGCCGACATCGCCGAGCTCGTGGGCCACCGCCCCTCGGTGCTGTACTGGGTCATCCAGCCCGGGTCGAACGTCGGTGGCATCGGCGCAGGTCTGGTCCGCATGGTGCGCCCGTGGAACGAGTGGCTGATCGTGTGGGGCTTCGACATCACCCAGGAGCCGCCGGTCGTCGACGAGGCGGCCGCGATCCAGATCGTCCGCAACCTCCTCGGCATGCCCGAGCTGGACGTCGAGATCACCGGAACGTCCTTGTGGGGCAACAACGAGGTCTACGCGACGCACCTGCAGGAGGGGCGGGTCTTCTGCGCGGGCGACGCGATCCACCGTCACCCGCCGAGCAACGGGCTGGGCTCGAACACGTCGATCCAGGACTCCTACAACCTCGCCTGGAAGATCGCCGCGGTGCTCCGGGGGCAGGCCGGGTCGGCCCTCCTCGACACGTACTCGACCGAGCGGGCACCGGTCGCGGAGCGGATCGTCAAGCGGGCCAACCAGTCCGGTCGCGAGTTCGCGGACCTGTTCGTGGCCCTCGGCGTCACGGACGCCAGGACCGAGCAGGAGATGGTCGAGCAGATCGAGGAGCGCAAGGCCAACACCCCCGAGGGTGCGGCGAAGCGCGCGGCCCTCGTCAAGGCCATGGCGATCAAGAACTACGAGTTCAACGCGCACGGCGTCGAGCTGGGACAGTTCTACACCTCGTCCGCGATCATGTCGGACGGCTCCACGCTGCCCGAGCCGGAGCGCGACCCGGACCTGTACTACCAGGTCTCCACGGTCCCCGGCTCCCACCTTCCGCATGCGTGGGTCGGCGACCACCGGCACAAGATCGCGATGATGGACCTCGCGCCGTACGACCGGTTCACGCTGGTGACCGGTGTGGCCGGATCGGCCTGGGAGCCCGCGCTGGAGGCGGTCGGTCGCGAGCTGGGGCTGCCCGTCAGGACTGTCGTGATCGGTCCCGGGCAGGAGGTCACGGACCTGTACTTCGACTGGTCGCGGCTGCGCGAGGTCGAGGAGAGCGGTGCGCTCCTGGTGCGCCCCGACAAGCACATCTGCTGGCGGTCCACCGAGCTCGCGGACGATCCGGAGGGTGTGCTGCGCGAGGCGTTCACCGCGATCCTCTCGCGCGAGGCGTGA
- a CDS encoding helix-turn-helix domain-containing protein has product MTHVTAGPIEFSTVGLPDQERIELWEDHNADALIGLRCRTLEASQLEATETNVQLDSIGLARVVGTSHVVERDADLIRRRPSDSVVMYFSLVGEAFFYSEDGVRTVRPGQLLLCDADKAFMRGFSRGLEELVIKMPRSIFDEVAGARSLTDPMVFDFGKRGNAHAAALARHVNRATRPHNLVPPDEQTILELVSVLASGARDDLNTAHRAAAKAFIEGRIADPTLSATRVADAIGISARHLSRVFAADGISVPRYILARRLDVARALLEKPAAASMTIAEIAHHCGFASATHFSNAFVLRFSERASDVRRDATAARAASGPS; this is encoded by the coding sequence ATGACGCACGTCACAGCGGGCCCGATCGAGTTCTCGACGGTGGGCCTGCCCGACCAGGAGCGGATCGAGCTGTGGGAGGACCACAACGCCGACGCCCTGATCGGGCTGCGGTGCCGCACGCTCGAGGCGTCCCAGCTCGAGGCGACCGAGACCAACGTCCAGCTGGACTCGATCGGGCTGGCTCGCGTGGTGGGCACGTCGCACGTCGTGGAGCGCGACGCCGACCTCATCCGTCGCCGTCCCTCCGACTCCGTGGTCATGTACTTCAGCCTCGTGGGTGAGGCGTTCTTCTACTCCGAGGACGGGGTGCGCACCGTGCGGCCCGGCCAGCTGCTCCTGTGCGACGCCGACAAGGCGTTCATGCGGGGCTTTTCCCGGGGTCTGGAAGAGCTGGTCATCAAGATGCCGCGCTCGATCTTCGACGAGGTGGCGGGCGCGAGGTCGTTGACCGATCCGATGGTCTTCGACTTCGGCAAGCGCGGCAACGCCCACGCGGCCGCGCTCGCGCGCCACGTCAATCGGGCGACCCGCCCCCACAACCTGGTGCCGCCCGACGAGCAGACGATCCTGGAGCTGGTCTCCGTGCTGGCCTCCGGGGCCCGGGACGACCTGAACACCGCCCACCGGGCCGCGGCCAAGGCGTTCATCGAGGGACGGATCGCGGATCCGACCCTGTCGGCGACGAGGGTCGCCGACGCGATCGGCATCAGCGCCCGGCACCTGTCGCGCGTGTTCGCCGCCGACGGCATCAGCGTGCCGCGCTACATCCTGGCGCGGCGCCTGGACGTCGCCAGGGCCCTGCTGGAGAAGCCCGCCGCAGCCTCCATGACGATCGCCGAGATCGCTCATCACTGCGGTTTCGCCTCGGCGACGCACTTCTCCAACGCCTTCGTGCTCCGCTTCTCCGAGCGCGCCTCCGACGTCCGCCGCGACGCCACGGCAGCGCGCGCGGCCTCCGGCCCTTCCTGA
- a CDS encoding branched-chain amino acid ABC transporter permease, whose amino-acid sequence MTTTAPTPTHDAAAPHVDRGGRRALLGLAGLAIGVLFLALWVPYNVSLGALSDLVGLFVLIIMATTWNLLAGYGGLVSIGQQAFVGAGGYGVVYVADQLGVPLLAAVLLAGVVCAALALPTSFLVFRLVGGYFAIGTWVVAEVFKLVTTQIDALGGGSGLSLEAFRGVDRTDRVATVYWLGLTLAVLVVVGTYLLMRSRMGLALLAIRDDPTAAASLGVSVRRSQRIVYVLSSAGAGLAGALIAINTLRVAPDSIYSVNYSAFMIFIVVIGGIGTIEGPIIGAVIFFVLQQQLAQQGTWYLVALGVVAIVIVLAAPRGVWSLISRGRFSLFPVAFQVRRGRSVE is encoded by the coding sequence CTGCTCCGCACGTGGATCGCGGCGGACGACGTGCGCTCCTCGGCCTGGCCGGCCTGGCGATCGGGGTGCTGTTCCTGGCCCTCTGGGTGCCCTACAACGTCTCCCTGGGTGCCCTGTCCGACCTGGTGGGCCTGTTCGTCCTGATCATCATGGCGACCACGTGGAACCTGCTGGCCGGCTACGGCGGACTCGTCTCCATCGGCCAGCAGGCCTTCGTCGGTGCGGGCGGCTACGGGGTCGTCTACGTGGCCGACCAGCTCGGCGTCCCGCTGCTCGCGGCGGTGCTGCTGGCCGGTGTCGTGTGCGCGGCCCTGGCGCTGCCCACGTCGTTCCTCGTGTTTCGGCTGGTCGGCGGATACTTCGCGATCGGCACATGGGTCGTGGCCGAGGTGTTCAAGCTCGTGACGACCCAGATCGACGCTCTCGGCGGCGGCTCGGGGCTGTCGCTCGAGGCGTTCAGGGGGGTGGACCGGACCGACCGGGTCGCGACGGTCTACTGGCTCGGCCTGACCCTCGCGGTGCTGGTGGTCGTCGGGACGTACCTGCTCATGAGGTCGCGCATGGGCCTGGCGCTGCTGGCGATCCGGGACGACCCCACCGCCGCGGCGAGCCTGGGCGTCTCGGTGCGTCGGTCGCAGCGGATCGTCTACGTCCTGTCGTCCGCAGGTGCGGGGCTCGCGGGGGCGCTCATCGCGATCAACACGTTGCGGGTGGCCCCGGACTCGATCTACTCGGTCAACTACAGCGCGTTCATGATCTTCATCGTCGTGATCGGCGGGATCGGGACGATCGAGGGACCCATCATCGGGGCGGTCATCTTCTTCGTCCTGCAGCAGCAGCTGGCCCAGCAGGGCACGTGGTACCTGGTCGCACTCGGGGTCGTGGCGATCGTGATCGTCCTGGCCGCTCCGCGGGGCGTCTGGAGCCTGATCTCGCGGGGCCGGTTCTCGCTCTTTCCGGTGGCATTTCAGGTACGCCGTGGCCGGTCGGTCGAGTAG